One part of the Pecten maximus chromosome 9, xPecMax1.1, whole genome shotgun sequence genome encodes these proteins:
- the LOC117333880 gene encoding uncharacterized protein PB18E9.04c-like, translating into MTKFLCCGCMVVCYPHRNIYLNNIYPNNIYPNNIYPNNIYPNNIYPNNIYLNNIYQQHLPSTTSTQQHLPNNIYPKQPTKQHLPNNILPKQHRPKTTSTQNNMLPQQHLPKQHLPNNIYLNNIYPNNIYPNNIYPNNIYLNNIYPTTSTSTTSTPTTSTQQHLPQTTSTQTTSTQQHLPKQHLPKQHLPKQHLPQQHLPKQHLPNNIYLNNIYPNNIYPNNIYPNNIYLNNIYPNNIYPNNIYPTTFTQTTSTQTTSTQQHLPKQHLPKQHLPQQHLPQQHLPNNIYPNNIYPNNIYPTTSTSTTFTQTTSTQTTSTQTTSTPTTSTQTTSTQTTSTSTTSTQTTSTPTTSTPNNIYPNNIYLKQHLPNNIYPNNIYPNNIYPNNISPNNIYPNNIYPNSIYPNNIYPTTSTQTTSTQQHLPQHHLPKHHLPQQHLPQHHLPNNIYPNNIYPNNIYPTTSTQTTSTPTPSHLPKQHLPKQHLPNNIYPTTYTQTTSTQQHLPKQHLPKHIYPNNIYPNTIYPTTSTQTTSTQTTSTQTTPTQHHLPNNIYPTTSTPTTSTPTPSTQQHLPKQHLPKQHLPNNIYPNTICLNTIYPNSIYPNNIYPTTSTQTTSTQTTSTQTTSTQQHLPQQHLPQQHLPQQHLPNNIYPNNIYPNNIYPNNIYPNSIYPNNIYPTTSTQTTSTQTTSISKTSTPTTSTQTTSTSTTSTPTTSTSTTSTPTTSTSTTSTQQHLPQQHLPQQHLPKQHLPQQHLPKQHLPQHHLPNNIYPYSIYPNNIYPNNIYPTTSTTTTSTPTTSTQTTSTSTTSTPTTSTSTTSTPTTSTQQHLPKQHLPKQHLPQQHLPQQHLPNSIYPNNIYPNSIYPNNIYPNNIYLYNIYPNNIYPNNIYPNNIYPNNIYPNNIYLNNIYQNIMATT; encoded by the exons ATGACGAAGTTCTTATGTTGCGGGTGTATGGTGGTTTGTTATCCTCATCGTAACATTTACCTCAACAACATCTACCCCAACAACATCTACCCAAACAACATTTACCCAAATAACATCTACCCCAACAACATCTACCCAAACAACATCTACCTCAACAACATCTACCAACAACATCTACCCTCAACAACATCTACCCAACAACATCTACCCAACAACATCTACCCCAAACAACCTACCAAACAACATCTACCCAACAACATTTTACCCAAACAACATCGACCCAAAACAACATCTACCCAAAACAACATGCTACCCCAACAACATCTACCCAAACAACATCTACCCAACAACATCTACCTCAACAACATCTACCCAAACAACATCTACCCCAACAACATCTACCCAAACAACATCTACCTCAACAACATCTACCCAACAACATCTACCTCAACAACATCTACCCCAACAACATCTACCCAACAACATCTACCCCAAACAACATCTACCCAAACAACATCTACCCAACAACATTTACCCAAACAACATCTACCCAAACAACATCTACCCAAACAACATCTACCCCAACAACATCTACCCAAACAACATCTACCCAACAACATCTACCTCAACAACATCTACCCAAACAACATCTACCCCAACAACATCTACCCAAACAACATCTACCTCAACAACATCTACCCAAACAACATCTACCCCAACAACATCTACCCAACAACATTTACCCAAACAACATCTACCCAAACAACATCTACCCAACAACATTTACCCAAACAACATCTACCCAAACAACATCTACCTCAACAACATCTACCTCAACAACATCTACCCAACAACATCTACCCCAACAACATCTACCCAAACAACATCTACCCAACAACATCTACCTCAACAACATTTACCCAAACAACATCTACCCAAACAACATCTACCCAAACAACATCTACCCCAACAACATCTACCCAAACAACATCTACCCAAACAACATCTACCTCAACAACATCTACCCAAACAACATCTACCCCAACAACATCTACCCCAAACAACATCTACCCAAACAACATCTACCTCAAACAACACCTACCCAACAACATCTACCCAAACAACATCTACCCAAACAACATCTACCCAAACAACATCTCTCCCAACAACATCTACCCAAACAACATCTACCCCAACAGCATTTACCCCAACAACATCTACCCAACAACATCTACCCAAACAACATCTACCCAACAACATCTACCCCAACACCATCTGCCTAAACACCATCTACCCCAACAACATCTACCCCAACACCATCTACCCAACAACATCTACCCAAACAACATCTACCCAAACAACATCTACCCAACAACATCTACCCAAACAACATCTACCCCAACACCATCT CATTTACCCAAACAACATCTACCCAAACAACATCTACCCAACAACATCTACCCAACAACATATACCCAAACAACATCTACCCAACAACATTTACCCAAACAACATCTACCCAAACACATCTACCCCAACAACATCTACCCCAACACCATCTACCCAACAACATCTACCCAAACAACATCTACCCAAACAACATCTACCCAAACAACACCTACCCAACACCATCTACCCAACAACATCTACCCAACAACATCTACCCCAACAACATCTACCCCAACACCATCTACCCAACAACATCTACCCAAACAACATCTACCCAAACAACATCTACCCAACAACATCTACCCCAACACCATCTGCCTAAACACCATCTACCCCAACAGCATTTACCCAAACAACATCTACCCAACAACATCTACCCAAACAACATCTACCCAAACAACATCTACCCAAACAACATCTACCCAACAACATCTACCCCAACAACATCTACCTCAACAACATCTACCCCAACAACATCTACCCAACAACATCTACCCCAACAACATCTACCCCAACAACATTTACCCAAACAACATCTACCCCAACAGCATTTACCCAAACAACATCTACCCAACAACATCTACCCAAACAACATCTACCCAAACAACATCTATCtctaaaacatctaccccaacaACATCTACCCAAACAACATCTACCTCAACAACATCTACCCCAACAACATCTACCTCAACAACATCTACCCCAACAACATCTACCTCAACAACATCTACCCAACAGCATCTACCCCAACAACATCTACCCCAACAACATCTACCCAAACAACATCTACCCCAACAACATCTACCCAAACAACATCTACCCCAACACCATCTACCCAACAACATCTACCCCTACAGCATCTACCCAAACAACATCTACCCCaacaacatctaccctacaACATCTACCACAACAACATCTACCCCAACAACATCTACCCAAACAACATCTACCTCAACAACATCTACCCCAACAACATCTACCTCAACAACATCTACCCCAACAACATCTACCCAACAACATCTACCCAAACAACATCTACCCAAACAACATCTACCCCAACAACATTTACCCCAACAACATCTACCCAACAGCATTTACCCCAACAACATCTACCCAAACAGCATTTACCCCAACAACATCTACCCAAACAACATCTATCTCTACAACATCTACCCCAACAACATTTACCCAAACAACATTTACCCAAACAACATCTACCCAAACAACATCTACCCAAACAACATCTACCTCAACAACATCTACCAAAACATCATGGCAACAACTTGA